A window of Methanocella sp. contains these coding sequences:
- the psmB gene encoding archaeal proteasome endopeptidase complex subunit beta yields MDDKQYKGTTTIGIICNNGLVLATERRATMGNLIASRDAQKIYPLTDNIAMTIAGSVGDGQKLARMLQAEAKLFALRRHGPMSINALSMLLSNLLWENRIFYIQVLVGGVEGAGPKLYSLDPAGGMITEVKFSSTGSGSPLAYGVLEDRYKPDMSVEQGVELAAKALESAMKRDSASGNGMQFCVITPGKVEIFEREVSKQVCNS; encoded by the coding sequence ATGGACGATAAACAGTATAAAGGCACTACCACAATCGGTATAATTTGCAATAACGGGCTCGTCCTGGCCACCGAGAGAAGGGCTACGATGGGCAACCTCATCGCGAGCCGCGATGCCCAGAAGATATACCCGCTGACGGATAACATCGCGATGACCATCGCGGGTTCTGTGGGCGACGGCCAGAAGCTCGCGAGGATGCTCCAGGCGGAGGCCAAGCTTTTCGCGCTGCGGCGCCACGGGCCCATGTCGATAAATGCGCTTTCCATGCTTCTATCCAACCTGCTCTGGGAGAACAGGATATTCTATATCCAGGTCCTCGTAGGCGGAGTAGAAGGGGCGGGGCCGAAGCTGTATTCGCTTGACCCGGCAGGCGGGATGATCACGGAGGTCAAGTTCTCCTCGACCGGCTCGGGCTCCCCGCTGGCATACGGCGTCCTGGAGGACCGCTATAAGCCGGACATGAGCGTGGAGCAGGGCGTAGAGCTGGCCGCCAAGGCCCTGGAGTCCGCGATGAAGAGGGACTCCGCGTCGGGCAACGGCATGCAGTTCTGCGTTATAACCCCCGGGAAAGTCGAGATATTCGAGCGTGAAGTGAGCAAGCAGGTCTGCAACTCATAA
- a CDS encoding molybdopterin-dependent oxidoreductase: protein MNWGRSAAVIFLLMVVLLAFLYAFSMIRTTIQVPPGTAEIRQYNGQPLSSIGDFRENSIKGPQYINISTYTLTVDGLVNNTRNYSYADVLAYPHESRVATLHCVEGWSVTILWEGVPLRDILADAGPEPGAKTVILYAADGYSTAVPLDYIENSDIMLAYKMNNVTLPPERGYPFQLVAEGKWGYKWIKWVTRIELSDKDYEGYWEQRGYSNSGDLNASYVG, encoded by the coding sequence ATGAACTGGGGAAGGTCCGCCGCTGTCATATTTCTTCTCATGGTCGTGCTGCTGGCTTTCTTGTACGCGTTCTCCATGATCAGGACAACGATACAGGTACCGCCGGGCACCGCCGAGATAAGGCAGTATAACGGCCAGCCCCTCTCGTCCATAGGCGATTTCCGCGAGAACTCCATCAAGGGCCCGCAATATATAAACATCAGCACGTACACGCTCACCGTGGACGGCCTCGTAAATAACACGAGGAACTACAGCTATGCGGACGTTCTGGCCTATCCCCACGAATCCCGGGTCGCCACACTGCACTGCGTCGAGGGCTGGAGTGTCACGATCCTCTGGGAAGGCGTGCCCTTACGGGATATCCTGGCCGACGCGGGCCCCGAGCCCGGGGCGAAGACTGTCATCCTCTACGCGGCGGACGGGTACTCGACCGCGGTGCCCCTGGACTATATCGAGAATAGCGACATCATGCTGGCCTATAAGATGAACAACGTCACGCTTCCGCCTGAGCGGGGCTACCCGTTCCAGCTCGTGGCAGAAGGCAAGTGGGGCTATAAGTGGATCAAGTGGGTCACTCGCATCGAGCTTTCCGATAAAGATTACGAGGGCTACTGGGAGCAGCGGGGTTATTCGAACAGCGGCGACCTGAACGCCAGCTACGTCGGATAG
- a CDS encoding glutaredoxin family protein, translating to MKVEHVDGKKNGTVMLYALSTCVWCKMTKQLLTDLGVAYDYTFVDLLNGAERDEAIAEVKKVNPPCSFPTLVVNGQCIVGYQEEKIREAFKNG from the coding sequence ATGAAGGTAGAGCACGTCGATGGAAAGAAGAACGGCACTGTAATGCTTTATGCGCTGAGCACCTGCGTCTGGTGCAAGATGACGAAGCAGCTGCTTACCGACCTCGGGGTCGCCTACGATTACACTTTCGTGGACCTGCTCAATGGCGCGGAGCGGGATGAGGCGATCGCTGAGGTGAAAAAGGTGAACCCTCCCTGCTCGTTCCCCACGCTGGTCGTTAACGGGCAGTGCATCGTCGGATATCAGGAAGAGAAGATCCGCGAGGCTTTCAAGAATGGCTGA
- a CDS encoding ferredoxin-thioredoxin reductase catalytic domain-containing protein, translated as MADIQAIYEKLKKETERRGYRLNPDEAFVSSLIEGLATNAARYGYESCPCRLASGKKEDDLDIICPCDYRDADIDKYGACYCGLYVSEKVFRGEQPLGSIPESRPPREQRVVADGGTKAFIPSGEHAYPVWRCKVCGYLCARDSPPDKCPICGVGKERFERFM; from the coding sequence ATGGCTGATATCCAGGCGATCTATGAGAAGCTAAAGAAAGAGACAGAGCGACGGGGATACCGCCTCAACCCCGACGAGGCATTCGTCAGCAGCCTCATCGAGGGCCTTGCCACAAACGCCGCCCGTTACGGCTACGAGTCCTGCCCGTGCCGCCTCGCCTCCGGCAAAAAAGAGGATGACCTGGACATCATCTGCCCGTGCGATTACCGGGACGCGGATATCGATAAATATGGGGCGTGCTATTGCGGCCTCTACGTGTCTGAAAAGGTCTTCAGGGGAGAGCAGCCCCTGGGCTCCATACCAGAGAGCCGGCCTCCGCGGGAGCAGCGTGTCGTGGCGGACGGCGGCACAAAGGCCTTCATACCTTCGGGCGAGCATGCGTACCCCGTATGGCGCTGCAAGGTATGCGGCTACCTCTGCGCGAGGGATTCTCCCCCGGATAAATGCCCCATCTGCGGCGTCGGCAAGGAGCGCTTTGAGCGGTTCATGTGA
- a CDS encoding transglutaminase-like domain-containing protein, with protein sequence MIIFLAALASGCVSPASLTTASPKVVAVTVAPSPTPALMATATPAPPVTPGLSTISPSSAVPENEEWLQRTYTWDFKNVEWRLNANISETIYEFYRSKARGASQNYADFALSPEDRPFLDEITGQIKTNGHANGYTGLDDVMNVLTFVQSLKYEEDTGSDYTRYPLETLVDEKGDCKDKSILAAAMLHEMGYDVVLLKFTNHMALGIKGGGEMEGKCYEYGGSRYYYVETTSPSWNIGDIPGDLESQTPVILPMSKSPTVEGRLEVKPAGTSGHDSNYQVICNITNGGPGTASNLSAHVYALALDRGADKIWVPDRVISLGDYGEGHSGTIETTLTVYAGERTQIYCVITGDNVDTVELKTSAFYG encoded by the coding sequence GTGATCATATTTCTGGCCGCCCTGGCTTCGGGCTGCGTCAGCCCGGCGAGCCTCACAACGGCTTCTCCGAAGGTCGTCGCCGTTACTGTAGCGCCCTCTCCGACTCCCGCCCTGATGGCTACGGCCACCCCGGCCCCGCCAGTGACGCCCGGATTGAGCACTATATCGCCATCAAGCGCCGTACCGGAGAACGAGGAGTGGCTCCAGAGGACCTATACCTGGGACTTCAAGAACGTCGAGTGGCGCCTCAACGCGAATATCTCGGAGACCATTTACGAGTTTTACCGCAGTAAGGCCAGGGGCGCGAGCCAGAACTATGCAGATTTTGCCCTTTCGCCGGAGGACCGGCCATTCCTGGACGAGATCACGGGGCAGATTAAAACGAACGGCCACGCCAACGGGTATACGGGGCTCGATGACGTGATGAACGTGCTCACGTTCGTGCAATCGCTCAAGTACGAGGAAGACACGGGGAGCGACTATACGCGGTATCCCCTCGAAACGCTGGTCGATGAGAAGGGCGACTGCAAGGACAAGTCCATCCTCGCGGCGGCCATGCTCCACGAGATGGGCTACGACGTCGTCCTCCTCAAATTTACGAACCACATGGCGCTGGGCATTAAGGGCGGGGGAGAAATGGAGGGCAAATGCTACGAGTATGGCGGCTCTCGGTACTATTATGTCGAGACCACGAGCCCGAGCTGGAACATCGGCGATATCCCGGGCGACCTGGAAAGCCAGACGCCGGTCATCCTTCCCATGTCAAAGAGCCCCACTGTCGAGGGAAGGCTGGAGGTAAAGCCCGCCGGCACATCGGGCCACGACTCGAACTATCAGGTTATCTGCAATATCACGAATGGCGGCCCGGGCACGGCCTCGAACCTGTCGGCGCACGTTTATGCCCTTGCGCTGGACAGGGGAGCAGACAAGATCTGGGTGCCTGACCGGGTGATTTCTTTAGGGGATTACGGCGAGGGTCATTCGGGAACGATAGAGACTACACTGACCGTCTACGCGGGCGAGCGGACCCAGATATACTGCGTCATCACGGGCGATAATGTGGACACGGTCGAGCTGAAGACCTCGGCTTTTTATGGATAA
- a CDS encoding DUF3887 domain-containing protein produces MRYNLFALLLMTALIVAIAGCTSPAALPPQDAMGAANATADSMFPALNSGEYVVFSQNFSPPMKAAMNESSFNKMIGTVAGQYGKYESRSATPSASVVGDYNVFVYQCQFEKAKLNLQLTMNKTDVYRVEGFFYR; encoded by the coding sequence ATGCGCTATAATCTTTTTGCTTTACTCCTCATGACGGCGCTCATAGTCGCTATCGCGGGCTGTACTTCCCCGGCCGCCCTGCCTCCGCAGGACGCCATGGGCGCCGCGAACGCCACGGCCGACTCGATGTTCCCCGCGCTCAACAGCGGCGAATATGTCGTCTTCTCGCAGAACTTTAGCCCCCCCATGAAGGCGGCTATGAACGAGAGCAGTTTTAATAAGATGATCGGTACCGTGGCCGGGCAATACGGAAAGTACGAGTCCCGGTCGGCTACGCCGTCGGCGTCCGTCGTGGGCGACTATAACGTCTTCGTGTACCAGTGCCAGTTCGAGAAGGCAAAGCTCAACCTGCAGCTGACCATGAATAAGACGGACGTGTACCGGGTGGAAGGGTTCTTCTACCGGTAA
- a CDS encoding DUF5661 family protein yields the protein MSEKKVFTMEQAKKIGEKLGIKWDKYDVEQFRMGMDVELEHGKSDPHTNVTDDDPLMTGKIALAHLNEFPDYYTRLEEMEKEAEAYWDKRSKK from the coding sequence ATGTCCGAAAAGAAAGTATTCACCATGGAGCAGGCAAAAAAGATCGGCGAGAAACTGGGCATAAAATGGGATAAGTACGACGTCGAGCAGTTCCGCATGGGCATGGACGTGGAGCTGGAGCACGGCAAAAGCGACCCCCATACCAATGTTACGGACGACGACCCGCTCATGACCGGCAAGATCGCGCTGGCGCACCTCAACGAGTTCCCCGACTATTACACGCGCCTCGAAGAGATGGAGAAGGAAGCGGAGGCCTACTGGGATAAGCGCTCGAAAAAATAA